A genomic window from Populus nigra chromosome 7, ddPopNigr1.1, whole genome shotgun sequence includes:
- the LOC133698850 gene encoding serine/threonine-protein kinase STY46-like isoform X2, with translation MVVMAMEEGGSDESCGSRVNENTNTTLSDSVLQGRQQQQRMQQKLEVYNEILRRLKESNHEEANLPGFDDQLWTHFNRLPTRYALDVNVERAEDVLTHKRLLRLAHDPANRPAIEIRLVQVHPTSDDNSADSSLQDSPSKEAVQRKNMHPPPAFGSSPNLEALALEANKFDDQDGDNSVCADSKFFRPMHEITFSTDDKPKLLSQLTSLLADIGLNIQEAHAFSTVDGYSLDVFVVDGWPFEETEQLREALAKEVFKIEDREQFRIKYDTNHVAIPNDGTDVWEIDPKYLKFENKVASGSYGDLYKGTYCSQEVAIKILKPERLNSDLQKEFAQEVYIMRKVRHKNVVQFIGACTKPPSLCIVTEFMHGGSVYDYLHKQGGVFKLPNLLKVAIDVSKGMDYLHQNNIIHRDLKAANLLLDENEVVKVADFGVARVKAQTGIMTAETGTYRWMAPEVIEHKPYDHKADVFSFGIVLWELLTGKIPYEYLTPLQAAVGVVQKGLRPTIPKNTQPKLAELLEKCWQQDPALRPDFSEIIEILQQIAKEFGDSGELRKEKSSGRFLSVLRRK, from the exons atgGTGGTTATGGCGATGGAGGAGGGTGGTAGTGACGAGAGCTGCGGCAGCAGAGTGAACGAGAACACGAACACGACATTGTCTGATTCGGTGTTACAAGGAAGGCAACAACAGCAAAGGATGCAGCAGAAACTTGAGGTTTATAATGAGATTCTTCGTCGTCTTAAAGAATCTAATCACGAAGAAGCTAATCTACCTGGTTTTGATGATCAACTCTGGACTCACTTCAATCGCCTCCCTACCAg ATATGCGTTAGATGTGAATGTGGAGAGAGCAGAAGATGTGTTAACGCATAAGAGATTGCTGCGTTTGGCTCACGATCCTGCTAATCGACCGGCGATTGAAATTCGCCTTGTTCAG GTTCATCCTACTTCTGATGACAATTCTGCTGACTCTAGCCTTCAAGACTCTCCTAGTAAAGAAGCAGTTCAAAGAAAGAA CATGCATCCACCGCCAGCCTTTGGTTCATCACCTAATCTTGAAGCACTGGCACTTGAAGCAAATAAATTTGATGATCAAGATGGTGATAATTCTGTGTGTGCTGATTCAAAGTTCTTCAG GCCCATGCATGAAATTACTTTTTCAACTGATGACAAGCCAAAACTCCTGAGTCAG CTGACTTCCTTACTTGCTGACATTGGGTTGAACATCCAAGAAGCGCACGCATTTTCGACAGTTGATGGCTACTCCTTAGATGTATTTGTTGTTGATGGTTGGCCATTTGAG GAAACGGAGCAGCTCAGAGAAGCGTTGGCAAAGGAGGTTTTCAAGATTGAG GATCGCGAGCAATTTAGGATCAAATACGATACTAATCATGTTGCAATACCCAATGACGGGACTGATGTGTGGGAAATTGATCctaaatatttgaagtttgagAACAAAGTTGCCTCTGGATCCTATGGTGATCT GTACAAAGGTACATACTGTAGTCAGGAAGTGGCTATCAAAATTCTCAAGCCTGAGCGATTAAATTCAGACTTGCAGAAAGAATTCGCCCAAGAAGTTTACATAATGAG GAAAGTTCGACATAAGAATGTCGTACAATTTATCGGTGCATGCACCAAGCCTCCAAGTTTGTGCATTGTAACAG AATTCATGCACGGAGGAAGTGTCTATGACTACCTACACAAGCAGGGGGGTGTTTTTAAGCTGCCAAATTTACTTAAAGTAGCAATAGATGTTTCTAAAGGAATGGATTACTTGcaccaaaataatataattcataGGGATTTGAAGGCTGCAAATCTTCTCTTGGATGAAAATGAA GTAGTCAAGGTTGCTGATTTTGGTGTTGCCAGAGTGAAAGCTCAGACTGGAATCATGACTGCGGAAACTGGGACCTATAGATGGATGGCTCCCGAG GTCATTGAGCACAAGCCGTATGACCATAAGGCTGACGTATTTAGTTTTGGGATCGTGTTATGGGAGTTGTTAACTGGAAAG ATTCCATATGAATACTTAACCCCTTTACAAGCAGCTGTTGGAGTGGTTCAAAAG GGTCTACGGCCTACCATACCCAAGAATACTCAACCAAAGCTTGCCGAACTGCTAGAAAAATGCTGGCAACAGGATCCAGCTCTAAGGCCTGACTTCTCAGAGATTATTGAGATCCTGCAACAAATAGCAAAAGAG TTTGGGGATTCTGGTGAATTGCGCAAGGAGAAATCGTCTGGTCGATTTCTATCTGTGCTCAGGAGGAAGTAA
- the LOC133698850 gene encoding serine/threonine-protein kinase STY46-like isoform X1, giving the protein MVVMAMEEGGSDESCGSRVNENTNTTLSDSVLQGRQQQQRMQQKLEVYNEILRRLKESNHEEANLPGFDDQLWTHFNRLPTRYALDVNVERAEDVLTHKRLLRLAHDPANRPAIEIRLVQVHPTSDDNSADSSLQDSPSKEAVQRKNMHPPPAFGSSPNLEALALEANKFDDQDGDNSVCADSKFFRPMHEITFSTDDKPKLLSQLTSLLADIGLNIQEAHAFSTVDGYSLDVFVVDGWPFEETEQLREALAKEVFKIEDREQFRIKYDTNHVAIPNDGTDVWEIDPKYLKFENKVASGSYGDLYKGTYCSQEVAIKILKPERLNSDLQKEFAQEVYIMRKVRHKNVVQFIGACTKPPSLCIVTEFMHGGSVYDYLHKQGGVFKLPNLLKVAIDVSKGMDYLHQNNIIHRDLKAANLLLDENEVVKVADFGVARVKAQTGIMTAETGTYRWMAPEVIEHKPYDHKADVFSFGIVLWELLTGKIPYEYLTPLQAAVGVVQKGLRPTIPKNTQPKLAELLEKCWQQDPALRPDFSEIIEILQQIAKEQFGDSGELRKEKSSGRFLSVLRRK; this is encoded by the exons atgGTGGTTATGGCGATGGAGGAGGGTGGTAGTGACGAGAGCTGCGGCAGCAGAGTGAACGAGAACACGAACACGACATTGTCTGATTCGGTGTTACAAGGAAGGCAACAACAGCAAAGGATGCAGCAGAAACTTGAGGTTTATAATGAGATTCTTCGTCGTCTTAAAGAATCTAATCACGAAGAAGCTAATCTACCTGGTTTTGATGATCAACTCTGGACTCACTTCAATCGCCTCCCTACCAg ATATGCGTTAGATGTGAATGTGGAGAGAGCAGAAGATGTGTTAACGCATAAGAGATTGCTGCGTTTGGCTCACGATCCTGCTAATCGACCGGCGATTGAAATTCGCCTTGTTCAG GTTCATCCTACTTCTGATGACAATTCTGCTGACTCTAGCCTTCAAGACTCTCCTAGTAAAGAAGCAGTTCAAAGAAAGAA CATGCATCCACCGCCAGCCTTTGGTTCATCACCTAATCTTGAAGCACTGGCACTTGAAGCAAATAAATTTGATGATCAAGATGGTGATAATTCTGTGTGTGCTGATTCAAAGTTCTTCAG GCCCATGCATGAAATTACTTTTTCAACTGATGACAAGCCAAAACTCCTGAGTCAG CTGACTTCCTTACTTGCTGACATTGGGTTGAACATCCAAGAAGCGCACGCATTTTCGACAGTTGATGGCTACTCCTTAGATGTATTTGTTGTTGATGGTTGGCCATTTGAG GAAACGGAGCAGCTCAGAGAAGCGTTGGCAAAGGAGGTTTTCAAGATTGAG GATCGCGAGCAATTTAGGATCAAATACGATACTAATCATGTTGCAATACCCAATGACGGGACTGATGTGTGGGAAATTGATCctaaatatttgaagtttgagAACAAAGTTGCCTCTGGATCCTATGGTGATCT GTACAAAGGTACATACTGTAGTCAGGAAGTGGCTATCAAAATTCTCAAGCCTGAGCGATTAAATTCAGACTTGCAGAAAGAATTCGCCCAAGAAGTTTACATAATGAG GAAAGTTCGACATAAGAATGTCGTACAATTTATCGGTGCATGCACCAAGCCTCCAAGTTTGTGCATTGTAACAG AATTCATGCACGGAGGAAGTGTCTATGACTACCTACACAAGCAGGGGGGTGTTTTTAAGCTGCCAAATTTACTTAAAGTAGCAATAGATGTTTCTAAAGGAATGGATTACTTGcaccaaaataatataattcataGGGATTTGAAGGCTGCAAATCTTCTCTTGGATGAAAATGAA GTAGTCAAGGTTGCTGATTTTGGTGTTGCCAGAGTGAAAGCTCAGACTGGAATCATGACTGCGGAAACTGGGACCTATAGATGGATGGCTCCCGAG GTCATTGAGCACAAGCCGTATGACCATAAGGCTGACGTATTTAGTTTTGGGATCGTGTTATGGGAGTTGTTAACTGGAAAG ATTCCATATGAATACTTAACCCCTTTACAAGCAGCTGTTGGAGTGGTTCAAAAG GGTCTACGGCCTACCATACCCAAGAATACTCAACCAAAGCTTGCCGAACTGCTAGAAAAATGCTGGCAACAGGATCCAGCTCTAAGGCCTGACTTCTCAGAGATTATTGAGATCCTGCAACAAATAGCAAAAGAG CAGTTTGGGGATTCTGGTGAATTGCGCAAGGAGAAATCGTCTGGTCGATTTCTATCTGTGCTCAGGAGGAAGTAA